One window of the Colletotrichum lupini chromosome 9, complete sequence genome contains the following:
- a CDS encoding O-acetylhomoserine aminocarboxypropyltransferase/cysteine synthase, translating to MPVSGSLSNVDWEPSFSTLAVHGGQEPDPVNGSRAVPLYQTAAYNFTDAADGASKFAWSKDGYVYTRMGNPTNSVFETRMAMLEGGVGAVAAASGHAAQFMALTNCCEPGQNFVSTSWLYGGTYNQFRVYMKKFKIDVKWVVGNEPADIDAAIDENTRCVYIETISNPKHSVPDIKAIADVAHKHGIPLIVDNTFGMGGYLCQPIKQGADIVTHSATKWIGGHGTSMGGIVIDGGHFDWSASGKFPGFTEPADGYHGLKFWETYGYKALSAKLRMDSMRDLGPCLSPFNAWLLLQGLETLALRGERHAENTQKLAEWLEAHPSVNWVLYPGLKSHPDYEYTKRVFTNGAGGVLTFGVAGNIEQVRSVVDNLKLCSHLANVGDAKTLIIHPWVTTHQQLPDEEKIKGGVTPDLIRVSVGIEGFEDIKKDFEQAFDKAGLPAATKAGGDPFSKALNLVSGGFMGKASTGAPRPGTDGTISVEA from the exons ATGCCTGTGTCCGGATCTCTTAGCAACGTGGACTG GGAACCAAGCTTCTCCACGCTTGCAGTTCACGGCGGCCAAGAGCCCGACCCAGTCAACGGCTCCCGAGCTGTGCCTCTGTACCAGACAGCCGCCTACAATTTCACAGATGCCGCAG ACGGCGCCAGCAAGTTCGCATGGAGCAAAGATGGCTACGTCTACACGCGTATGGGCAATCCGACCAACAGTGTCTTCGAGACGCGCATGGCGATGCTCGAGGGCGGCGTTGGTGCGGTAGCCGCGGCGTCAGGCCACGCTGCGCAGTTCATGGCCCTGACCAACTGCTGCGAGCCGGGCCAGAACTTTGTCAGCACCAGCTGGCTGTACGGCGGCACGTACAACCAGTTTCGTGTGTACATGAAGAAGTTCAAAATCGACGTCAAGTGGGTCGTCGGCAATGAGCCCGCCGACATTGACGCCGCCATTGACGAGAACACACGATGCGTCTACATTGAGACGATCAGCAACCCGAAGCACAGCGTCCCGGATATCAAGGCCATTGCGGACGTGGCGCATAAGCACGGCATCCCCCTCATTGTTGACAACACCTTTGGCATGGGCGGGTACCTCTGCCAGCCCATCAAGCAGGGCGCCGACATTGTCACACACTCTGCCACAAAGTGGATCGGCGGCCACGGCACATCCATGGGCGGTATCGTCATCGACGGCGGCCACTTTGACTGGAGCGCGTCGGGCAAGTTCCCCGGGTTCACGGAGCCGGCGGACGGATACCACGGGCTCAAGTTCTGGGAGACGTACGGGTACAAGGCGCTCTCGGCAAAGCTGCGGATGGACAGCATGCGTGATCTTGGACCGTGCCTGAGTCCCTTCAACGCATGGCTCCTGCTCCAGGGCCTGGAGACACTTGCTCTGAGAGGAGAGAGGCACGCCGAGAACACGCAGAAGCTTGCCGAGTGGCTCGAGGCACACCCTAGCGTCAACTGGGTGCTATACCCTGGCCTCAAGTCACACCCCGACTACGAATACACCAAGAGGGTGTTTACCAATGGTGCGGGTGGCGTCTTGACCTTTGGCGTT GCCGGAAACATCGAACAAGTCCGCTCCGTCGTCGACAACCTCAAGCTCTGCTCGCACCTGGCCAACGTGGGCGACGCAAAGACGCTCATCATCCACCCCTGGGTGACGACGCACCAGCAGCTGCCCGACGAAGAGAAGATCAAAGGCGGCGTCACCCCGGACCTCATCCGCGTGTCGGTCGGTATTGAAGGGTTCGAAGATATCAAGAAGGATTTTGAGCAGGCGTTTGACAAGGCCGGGTTGCCGGCGGCGACCAAGGCGGGCGGGGATCCGTTCTCCAAGGCGCTGAACCTCGTTTCGGGCGGGTTCATGGGGAAGGCGTCGACAGGCGCGCCTAGGCCTGGTACCGATGGGACTATCTCTGTTGAGGCTTGA